Proteins encoded together in one Impatiens glandulifera chromosome 1, dImpGla2.1, whole genome shotgun sequence window:
- the LOC124934598 gene encoding tyrosine N-monooxygenase-like, translating to MTIIVLHATILFLAFTLLTILFFKKTLSTPKACLPPGPKPWPIVGNISILIRNKPFFRWVHDTMSKMGYEIFCIRLGSVHVIAVTSPEIACEFLKKQDAIFMARPTFLSAELASGGFSGTIFTTVGDQWRKMRRVLVSNILSPETLHWMHDKRAEEADHLINYVYNVIQSNLDDSVNVRVVAQHFCGNMIRNMIFSKRFFGKGTENGGPGVEEEQHLDGIFTILKCIYNFCISDYFPFLRRRIDLDGNEKRTRQAVESVRKYQDPEIDMRIKQWQEGTKKEKVDLLDVLITLKDDQGNTLLTSEEIKAQILEIMVAAVDNPSNAIEWILGEMINQPEILVKAVQELDQVVGKNRFVQESDLNNLNYIKACVKESFRLHPMVAFNVPHVSICDTMVAGYFIPKGSHVLLSRLGLGRNSKIWDEPLRFNPERHLKYDGSHVILNDQDLHILSFSIGRRGCPAVNLGSTMSIMLLARLLQGFTWSPPPNTTCIKLVEAIHETTLSKPLLAFARPRLDEGLYTSLNKCKAMDNL from the exons ATGACCATCATAGTCCTTCATGCTACTATTTTATTTCTAGCATTTACATTATTAACCATTCTCTTTTTCAAGAAAACATTAAGTACTCCAAAAGCTTGCTTACCACCCGGCCCTAAACCATGGCCAATTGTTGGCAATATTTCAATATTGATAAGAAATAAACCGTTTTTTCGATGGGTGCATGACACCATGTCAAAAATGGGCTACGAGATATTTTGCATTCGCCTAGGGAGCGTGCATGTGATAGCTGTTACCTCTCCAGAGATTGCATGCGAGTTCCTGAAGAAACAAGATGCAATTTTTATGGCACGTCCTACGTTCCTATCAGCTGAGCTAGCGAGCGGTGGATTTTCCGGGACGATCTTTACGACAGTTGGTGACCAGTGGAGAAAGATGCGGCGTGTACTGGTCTCTAACATCCTCTCTCCGGAAACCCTCCATTGGATGCACGACAAAAGAGCTGAAGAAGCCGACCACCTCATTAACTATGTCTACAATGTTATCCAGAGCAATTTAGACGATTCAGTAAACGTTAGGGTTGTAGCACAACACTTTTGCGGAAATATGATTCGGAATATGATTTTTAGTAAGAGGTTTTTCGGGAAAGGGACTGAAAATGGGGGACCTGGAGTTGAGGAAGAACAACATCTGGATGGGATTTTTACTATACTCAAGTGTATCTACAATTTCTGCATTTCTGACTATTTCCCGTTTCTTCGACGACGAATAGATCTCGACGGAAATGAGAAAAGAACAAGACAAGCAGTTGAGAGTGTGAGGAAATATCAAGATCCGGAAATAGATATGAGAATTAAACAATGGCAAGAAGGAACAAAAAAAGAGAAAGTTGATCTTCTCGATGTTCTAATCACTTTAAAGGATGACCAAGGAAATACTCTATTGACATCGGAAGAGATTAAAGCTCAAATTTTA GAAATAATGGTAGCAGCAGTTGACAACCCATCAAATGCTATTGAATGGATTCTTGGTGAGATGATAAATCAACCAGAGATATTGGTAAAAGCCGTTCAAGAACTAGACCAGGTTGTCGGAAAGAACCGGTTTGTCCAAGAATCTGATCTGAACAATCTCAATTACATTAAAGCTTGCGTTAAAGAATCTTTTCGACTCCATCCAATGGTTGCATTTAATGTTCCACACGTGTCCATCTGTGACACCATGGTGGCGGGTTATTTCATACCAAAGGGTAGCCATGTACTCTTGAGCCGTTTAGGTCTGGGACGTAACTCTAAAATATGGGATGAACCGCTTCGATTCAATCCTGAGCGTCATCTTAAATATGACGGTTCACATGTGATATTGAATGATCAAGATCTCCACATATTGTCATTTAGTATAGGTCGTCGTGGTTGTCCTGCGGTTAACCTAGGATCCACCATGTCAATTATGCTATTGGCTCGACTTCTTCAAGGTTTCACTTGGAGCCCACCTCCAAATACTACTTGCATTAAACTTGTGGAGGCTATTCATGAGACGACTCTTTCTAAACCTCTACTAGCCTTTGCAAGGCCACGCTTGGATGAGGGGTTATATACATCACTTAATAAATGCAAAGCTATGGACAATTTATAG